One segment of Ochotona princeps isolate mOchPri1 chromosome 28, mOchPri1.hap1, whole genome shotgun sequence DNA contains the following:
- the MGAT1 gene encoding alpha-1,3-mannosyl-glycoprotein 2-beta-N-acetylglucosaminyltransferase — protein sequence MLKKQSAGLVLWGAVLFVAWNALLLLFFWTRPAPGRLPSDNALDDDPASLTREVIRLAQDAEVELERQRGLLQQIREHHALWSRRWKVPTAAPPAQPHVPVTLPPAVIPILVIACDRSTVRRCLDKLLHYRPSAELFPIIVSQDCGHEETAQVIASYGSAVTHIRQPDLSNIPVQPDHRKFQGYYKIARHYRWALGQIFHNFNYPAAVVVEDDLEVAPDFFEYFQATYPLLKADPSLWCVSAWNDNGKEQMVDSSKPELLYRTDFFPGLGWLLLAELWDELEPKWPKAFWDDWMRRPEQRKGRACVRPEISRTMTFGRKGVSHGQFFDQHLKFIKLNQQFVPFTQLDLSYLQQEAYDRDFLARVYGAPQLQVEKVRTNERKELGEVRVQYTGRDSFKAFAKALGVMDDLKSGVPRAGYRGIVTFQFRGRRVHLAPPKTWDGYDPSWT from the coding sequence ATGCTGAAGAAGCAGTCTGCTGGGCTTGTGCTGTGGGGAGCTgtcctctttgtggcctggaatgccctgctgctcctcttcttcTGGACGCGCCCAGCTCCTGGCAGGCTGCCATCAGACAACGCTCTCGATGATGACCCCGCCAGCCTCACCCGTGAGGTGATCCGCTTGGCTCAGGATGCCGAGGTGGAGTTGGAGCGTCAGCGGGGACTGTTGCAGCAGATTAGGGAGCATCATGCCCTGTGGAGCCGGCGGTGGAAGGTGCCTACTGCAGCCCCTCCTGCTCAGCCGCATGTGCCTGTGACCCTACCACCAGCTGTGATCCCCATCCTGGTCATTGCCTGTGACCGCAGCACCGTCCGGCGCTGTTTGGACAAGCTGCTGCATTATCGGCCTTCAGCTGAGCTTTTCCCCATCATTGTGAGTCAGGATTGTGGGCACGAGGAAACAGCCCAGGTCATTGCTTCCTATGGCAGTGCAGTCACACACATCCGGCAGCCTGACCTGAGCAACATTCCTGTGCAGCCTGACCACCGCAAGTTTCAGGGCTACTACAAGATTGCGCGTCATTACCGCTGGGCACTGGGCCAGATATTCCACAATTTCAACTACCCAGCAGCTGTGGTTGTGGAAGATGACCTGGAGGTGGCACCAGACTTCTTTGAATACTTCCAGGCCACCTACCCTCTGCTGAAAGCAGACCCCTCCCTGTGGTGTGTATCTGCCTGGAATGACAATGGGAAAGAACAGATGGTAGATTCGAGCAAACCAGAGTTACTCTACCGCACTGACTTCTTTCCTGGCCTAGGCTGGTTACTGCTGGCCGAGCTCTGGGATGAACTGGAGCCTAAGTGGCCCAAAGCTTTCTGGGATGACTGGATGCGCCGGCCTGAGCAGAGAAAGGGGCGAGCTTGTGTGCGCCCAGAGATCTCAAGAACGATGACCTTTGGCCGGAAGGGTGTGAGCCATGGGCAGTTCTTTGACCAGCATCTCAAGTTCATCAAGCTGAACCAGCAGTTTGTACCCTTCACCCAGCTGGACCTGTCATACTTGCAGCAAGAGGCCTATGACCGTGATTTCCTCGCTCGTGTTTATGGTGCTCCTCAGTTACAGGTGGAGAAAGTGAGGACCAATGAACGGAAGGAGCTAGGAGAGGTGCGAGTACAATACACAGGCAGGGACAGTTTTAAGGCCTTTGCCAAGGCCCTGGGTGTCATGGATGACCTCAAATCAGGGGTGCCCAGGGCTGGATACCGGGGCATTGTCACCTTCCAGTTTCGGGGCCGCCGTGTTCACCTGGCACCCCCAAAGACCTGGGATGGCTATGATCCTAGTTGGACTTAG